The window tttttttttataatttgagaTAATATACCAAGTATATAACAGTTACTACAGTAGAAATTTAAcatgtaatacattttttttttttggttgtggtTTTTGTGGATGTATGTTAcgtatttgttgttattgttagcTTTGTGttttggatttgtttgtttgtttaatttttctatttttattttccttggaagAACCTTTACAATACTTTTGTTTCCATAATTCAGACGATATCCAACTGTTGAAAAACGAGCCAAAGTCTTCAATGGAGCAAGTTATATGCCTATTCCTGAAGATGGTCCCTTTATGAAAGCACTACTCTTTGAACTTAGATTATTGGATGATGATAAGGACTTCATAGAAAGCCGTGATAGCTGTTCACACATCAATAAAACATCTGTCTATGGACTCCTCATAGGAGGTGGAGAACTCTGGCCAGTTGTTGCGTTTCTGAAGAATAACATGATATATGCTTGTGTTCCACTAGTTGAACAAACTTTATCCCCTCACCCACCATTAATTAGCATTAGTGGAATTTCACAAGGCTTTGAACTTCTTTTTGGGATACAGGATTTTCTTTACTTGGGTCAAAAACATGacactgaaataaatacaaaattgaaCCAACTGCCTGATTTGCTTCTACAAGCTTGTCCATTTGGAACTTTGTTAGATGCCAACTTACAGAATTCATTGGATAGTATTAATTTTGCTTCTGTGACACATCCACAAAAACAGCCAGCCTGGAAAGTTGGAACATACAAAGGAAAACCACAAGTTTCTATTTCTATCACTGAAAAGGTAAAATCCATGCAATATGATAAACAGGATATAGCAGATACATGGCAGGTCGTTGGAGCTGTCACTTGCAAGGTGAGATTTTCTCTGGTACTTGTTTTATCATACCATTTAACACCTTGGAGAAAAGTAGAATCTTCTAACTTTATTTTACATTGTTATATGACGTTCTTGGTTCTTATCATAAACAGCAGTCATTAAACATTAGATTCATATGAAATTTTGTAACATTACCGTTTTGCATTCCTTATGACTTGTATTGGTTATATAAAGTTGCATAATGAATTGTTACACTATCCCcaaagtaaacatttattatcctTACAGTATTCTGTGGGTTAAGAATTCAAGAGCAGTTTAACTGGGAACTTCTAGTATAGAGTCTATCATGAGATCACAGTCAAGATTATAGTTAGAGTTCTAGTCACCTGAAGGTTTTATTGGGGCTGGAAAATCTACTGGCAAGGTGGCTCACTCACATGGATAGCAAGTTGGTGCTGGTTGTTGGTGGGAGGGCTCAGTTCCTTTCCATGTGGGCTTCTCCGTAGGCTTTTCAAGAATATCCTCACGACTTGATGACTAGCTTCTAGATCATatgttgagagagaaagagaaggtacAGGTAGAagctattattctttttattactttggCTGAGATCAGATAGCATCACTTTCACCACTTTTCGTTCATTAGAAACAGGTCACTAAGTTCAGTCCACATTCAAGGGGACTAGAATTAGGCTTCACCTTATGAAAAGAGTAATGTCAAGAATtcgtaaaaatattttaaaaccgtcataccttttccattttctctaacGGTGAAATTGACAAATCTTGGACTTAATATCTAAAACCATTTTGAAGGGCTCTTACATTATTTAAACAAGTTGGTAGGTCAATATAGGCTTCTCTGGTTTAAGGttagaaaataggaaatgaaaataggagtAACTATAATTAGAAGTGATAAGTGCCATTTTGAATAATAGTCAAAAAAGCCCTGTGTAATTTCTACAAGTTTATATCAGTAATCTtagatgtctttatttttctgatattcttttttctctacacttgtgaatataaaatttttaatcataCATAGTGTTGAGTGGCTGTGTACAAATGCTATAGATAAAAGTAGATTTTAAGAACAGAAAATTAGAACAGTCCTGGCAGACAAATTgggtctttcttttcctctttaactTTAAAGTAACTTATGagtttatgtgtctgttttaaacTAACTTCTATCATGATCAAAAATACATTCCAGTTActaacttattaaaaataactattgtaAATGatcgggtgactgggtgactccatcagttaaacgtctgactcttgattttggcttaggtcaccaTCTAAGGTTTGTAAGATTgaagcccatgtcaggctccacactgggcatggagcctgcttaagattctctcgcTCCCTCATCTGCCtctctgtaattaaaaaaaaaaaaaaagaaggactaTTATAAATGGCTCTAAAATCCATCATAAAAGTGGATTATGTCATTTATAAATCTTAAAGCAGGTGAATCCTTTCCCataattctgtaaaataaaaggaaaattcaccatttttgttttcttattctgtgGCAATATATAGggaatatgttatatataatttgcTAGTAATTAATATGGTATTTAAATATCTCAGCTCATTGATAGGCTGACCCTAGTTTATTGCTTATGGAAATTTTGGATTGGTTTCTATACAAATTATCATGATGGagaatcttctttaaaaaacttctaaaaataaaaagggggagtGTGCCTTAATCCAtgcactaaatttttttttttaagattttatttatttttgagagagcataagtggggtggggcaagagggagaggaagaagcagactcctcactgagcagggagctcaaagtggggctcaattccaggatcctgggatcatgacctgaactgaaggtagatgcttaaccaactgagccacccaggttcccctaaatGTTTCTTTAAACTTGCATGTAAATAGTACATCTTTTAGCCAAACCTGGTACATCTTTtagccaaacattttttttaaaagttcttcaggGGGCTcattggttgtctgcctttggctcaggttgtgatcccaatgtcaggatcgagtcccgctgcctatgtctctgcccctccctctgtgcctctcatgaataaatatataaaatctttaaaaaaaattattcaggggcttattatttaaagttttattataaagcctattataaatggaaataattattttcatttaatgttcCTAGTAGAAAACCTAGTGAACCAAAATTCAGTGGACTGAAGTTCTAATCCTTACTCTACCGCTAATTCTTTGTGTGTCTTTGGAAAAGTCACAATTtttagtctttttcatttttaaaatcaggaaagttCCTAggtcctttctgtttttataatttctagtTAAAAGTCCAGATTTACATATGTCAGATTGCCTTAAAGGGTAGTACTCAGGTCTCATCTAGAAAGAAAGTCTGCATTCTATAGTAAATGACGGATgatctgctattttattttattttttatttttatttatttatgatagtcacatagagagagagacagagacataggcagagggagaagcaggccccatgcaccgggagcccgacgtgggatttgatcccgggtctccaggatcgcgccctgggccaaaggcaggcgctaaaccgctgcaccacccagggatgatctgctattttaaatgattagGTAGCAGATAATTCATTGGTGGTTTCCTTACTGGTTGCAATTTTCCAATCCCTCTAAGAATATTAGgctaatttaataaatataaactgAATATATAAACATTGTAATAGTATTTTCTAATAAGAtttgctcattttattatttccctaAAATATCAAGAGACAAAATGTTTCTTTGTTCTTGCTAGTTCACATATAGAGAGTGATGGTTTAAAACTCAAAACACTaagctgtttttaagttttgaggTAAGGTAATAggacatttatattttcaaatgtgatAGTATTGTAACTGTTACCCAAAAATCTTTATGAAGTATTAAAACCAGGTATTGTTCATAGTGCCTGCCTTTTCTCTAAGTGCTTACGTCGTATAACATTTATTCTTGAATTCACGCATATGTCAAGTAGTAAATAAAACATAAGGAAGTAAAACGTCACATTAGAATGGAAAACAAAGGTAGGATCCACAATTAGAAGAAGATACccattcagtaaacatttcttTGAATGTCTCTTGTGCATAGCAATGTGCCAGGtactagaaataataagaaaaatgtaacaaTTCTTGCTTTCAAAGAacttaaagggatccctgggtggcgcagcagtttagcgcctgcctttggcccagggcgcgatcctggagacccgggatcgaatctcacgtcgggctcccagtgcatggagcctgcttctccctctgcctgcatctccgtctctctctctctctctctctctctctgtgactatcataaataataaataaaaattttaaaaaaaaggacttaaagCTTCAAGAGAGAAACAGGGCACAAACACCTATAGAGGAGATAAGCAGTTATTACGTGATGCATGCCATGTATATGGTAGTGGAAATAGCTGCTTGCATCTGGAGCTAATCCTACCTGCTGAGTTTCTattaactcttaaaatatttgtttaagtgtacaaaacaaaacatgtcaaTAAGCCTTATATAGCCCAATTGGCTAGTTTTAATTGGGTGCTTTAGTAGAGGTAAATGTCAAGTTAGAGTTGAGGTAGAAAGGAAGAACCTGATTACCATGAACAGACAAGTGTCAATTTGTCAAACAAATTTTGTCAAACAAAATATGTCAATAAGCCTTATATGGCCCAATGGGCTAGTTTTAATTGGGTGCTTTAATAGAGGTAAATGTCAGGTTAGAGCTGAGGTAGAAAGGAAGAACCTGATTACCATGAACAGACAAGTGTCAATTTGTTGGGTCAGGAAAAGCCATTTGGGTCAGAAAAAGCCATTACAAGGTTTAAGAGAGTAAAGATATTTAATATAAGATTTAGGGCTTACCAGAAACAACAGTTAATTTAAAACTTCATGcagatgtgaaaaataattttgaattctgAGAAGCTCATACCAACTGTAAAAGGAGTTAAGAGAACAAAGTTTCTGATCTAAGCTGCAACCTTCCAGAGACAGTCACTAATGATTTTAGTATGGAGAAGCCAGAATTCACAGATAAGTATGAGATACCACCATGTCTATCTGTTACAACCTCAAAGCAGAAATCCATGGAAAGTTCTGAAAAGTGCTGCATCTAAGATCTTGGTAAtatctgtttctgtttctattgCAGTGTGATTTAGAAGGAATTATGCCAAATGTTACCATCAGCTTGAGTCTCCCTACCAATGGGTCTCCACTTCAGGATATTCTAGTTCATCCTTGTGTGACTTCTCTTGATTCTGCCATTCTGACTTCTAGTAGCATTGATGCAATGGATGATTCTGCATTTAGCGGACCTTACAAATTTCCATTCACTCCTCCTTTAGAGTCATTCAACTTATGCTACTACACTTCTCAGGTAAACAACCTTGGAAAAGTTGAGACTTTGTGAATCTTCATGCTTATGAATTCTATTGTAAGTAAATCATTCACACTTTTAGCCCACATGAGAACTTTTCATTATTTACcagataataattaataaatgaagatGAAGATTTAGGTCTTAAAAAGGATACCTCTTCTCTCTGGTGTTAGTAATAGCATTGAATGGTTTTCAAAATTATGGGATTTTTTAATGTTGCCTAATAAGGACTCCATGGTCACAGGATAGATCTTGGTATAATTTAGTCAGGTTTGGATTATGAACATAGACACCCGTAATCCCAGGCAACTGTGGTTACAactatataatattattaataggTATTGTTTGTTGAATAAGTGCTGTGTCAGACATTCCTCCCAACCTAGAGGAGGGGAACCTGAATGAGCAAATGAGGGAAAATGTCAGGTATCTTTCTGATCTCTggaaacagaggaggaaaaatcCTTGCCTTTAGAATGATAATGGCTCCCTCATCTTTTATCGAAAGAGTGTGGAGTAATCTGTACGCAATGACTACATTACTGCAGGGCCTTTTTCTCAAGCATTATTGGTATTTTGCACCCAATCACCTGAGAATTGTACAAAAATTTGTTTATGTTTGTTTCCAGGTCCCAGTCCCACCAATTTTGGGTTTTTatcaaatgaaagaggaagaaataaaagtaaaaataacagttAACTTAAAACTTCATGAAagtgtgaaaaataattttgaattctgTGAAGCTCATATACCTTTCTATAATAGGTAGGAATAAAATAATGTGGTGCCATGATTTCTCCCTTTCTTAGTACATTCCCACCTCCCTAcagtaaattatttgttttaagatctaaaaatttgttttattcaaaTGAATGCTGATTCTGAACCAAAAATCAACCATAAAAATGCTCTCTTTACCTTTTCTAGTTAAACTTATTAGTAAATATAAACCTAAGTCAATGTAGCTTCTTTGAGGATTATTTCATTGCTGGCTTTATTTCTAGCAGTTTCTCTGTGGTCTACATACAAGTCAAACTCAACTATCAGCTACCTGGTGAATTAAGCCAATGATATCATAAGATTACTTCCTTATCAGTTGTGCTTTTAAATTTGTTCTGCAGCATAGTTCTTTCCATAGGATGCTTAAAGATAGagtaaaatcataattttaatgtGTCAATACATATAACTGAATTAATATGTTCTATATGATTTTATAATTGTCTTTAAAGTTAATGAAATGTATATCATCACCAAAAGTGTTTGTGTTTCTGATGTTTTAGAGATAAAATACTTGCTCTGCTTTAGTCTGCAAACTTGAATTCGGATTTGCTTTTATGCTGTCCTATTAAATAACACTAGCTAGATTTGACTTAGGTCTCTTAAAAACTCCTCTGTGatcactttttctctctgttgtatccttttcttttttaaagaggtCCCATCACACATGTGGAATCCAAAGTTAGTTTTGGCCAGCTTGAAGTATTTCGAGAGAAAAGTTTATTGATCTGGATTATTGGTgagcttttatttattgactttttttctcattcatctgTTGTAAAATCTACTTACTTTAAAATAGTTACCTGGTACCTTTGTGTTTTTAGGACAGAAGTTCCCCAAATCCATGGAAATTAGTCTTTCTGGAACTGTAACTTTTGGAGCTAAGAGTCATGAGAAGCAGCCATTTGATGAGATTTGCATTGGAGGTACAGCATATTTAAAGGTAAATACATTTATGTGGCTCACTACATTAgaactcttttgtttttaagtggcCTATatctaattgatttttaatgttttctggctgttttttgTGGGGGAACTTTTTGTCTGTGCTAagtcttttttttagatttttgtgagatttctttttgtttagtaTTAGTGACTTTCTATTTCACTTAAtactttaacaattttaaaataaaacagttataaCCTTAGCACATCAAATTAACCAAGTTCTACCTACCCAGCTCTTAGTTATTACATTGAAGATTTGTATACAGAAAATATGAGATTAGCCCTTGCCCTCTAGAGATTTTCCACTGATGAATGTTAGTAATTGATCAGTGCTGCTTTTGGTATTGAAGGAAATAGTGAGTACTTCTGATCAATGTGGTCAAGGAAACCTTTGCAGTAAGAGGTAGGAGTTTAAGCAAAACTCTGTGACCAGATAAGCATGAAAATGAAACTTTGCAGATTGACTAACATTTATATAGgtaaataaatgacttaaaagaATGAAGGATAACAGGCACACTTAGGAACCAGTGCTAGAAATAGTAGTAATACATCAGACTGGATAAGTGATTTAGATCTAGATTGTAGCTTTGGAGGGTTTGCATTCTGACTTATATTCCTTTGTTAGAaaatgttagggttttttttagtATGGGAGTGGTCTTTCAGAAAATAGTACTTTATGAAGATCAATTTGGAATGAATGTGAGAAAGTGagtagaaaaaaaaccaaaaaccttgaTTCCCAATGAAAGGTAGTAAGTTAATGATGCTTAGGatcatagaaagaaagaaagactgctGGAGAAGCTGTGATAAAAGTAAAGCATTGGTCActaattaaatatagaaataaaaaatggttttaagtccaagatttaagggaaaaaaagtagcTTAAATCAGACTTGAAGCTTCAAGAGGGCAGAGACCATATGagtgtcattcattcattatttttatcatcaacACCTAGTTGATTACCTAccacataaatatttgctgatggaTGAATATACTTAGGGAAAGTACTAATATGGAGAAAGTTAGGAGGAAGTGGGCTCCATATCATAGATGTTGCTGGTGATAGCAACATATCCTAATATAAGTGTCTAGTAGGTAGCTAAAAACCTAGAGCATGATTCTCAAGAGAAAATTCAACAGTATATAAGAATTTAGAAGTTACCTGTGGAGAAAAATAGTAGaggtagtaaaaataaatatcatcagaaaaagtgaaaataagcgGATCATTTTGAAGACCCAATGAGAGGAATTGAAGGAGTGatcagaaaaggaggaggaaaacttAGGTAGAATGGTAGAGAAATCAGAGACATTGAaatctatttataaaaacaattagAGGAAATAGTAGTGAAGTCAGAAGTAGATTAGTGatattcatttcttctatctTGGCTTTAGCTATATCCACAAACTTTGTTTCAAGGATTATTATAAAGATTCCTACTTCCagatattttttcagaaaaaatgtgaaatgttacTATACCATAGGTCTTACAAAGACAGggattataacttttttttataatatctagTTTTGTGGAAATCAATCTTGGTATAACTTCCAGAATCCAGAATTCTActaaacaagcaagcaaaagcCCTTTTCTattagagagaaaatgagttgcaataggaaaaaaattgctTAGAAGATTGGAAAATTTACATCCTATGTATGTAGATCAGTTAGTTTGGCAATGAAAAGGAGAAAGTTAGGAAATGGGAGAAATTTGAAGGGATGAGAAGTGGAAGAAGTATAGAAAAGATAACAGGATATTGCAAAATCAGGAGCTTTTAGCAGTAAAAATGAGAACCACAGCAAAAGGATACTTGAGCTCACTCGATAAGACACAGACCTTTGATTGTTCATGTGAATATCATTGTgactcaggcacccctactctGCCTTCAGAGAAGGTACTAATGGCCCTTTCTACAATAGCACAATATAATAATCATCATTTATACTGATGATGCCACATTATCAgttaaatcccaaaatatgaataaCATTTTAGAAAGGTTTTGCAGGTGAGACAAAGGATGATTTCTAAGCTTAGTTCtataaaaattgaatttcagtTTTTGGAAGATTAAGCAGAACATCTCATTCCTCCCAAACATGAAACAAACTGTTTCAGTTTTAATAATTGCATTCTTGTGTTTTGCTAGGAATTATCTACATTTCTGACTATAAAAGAATTATGATCTGAGATAGATCACAATCATATAGCCTTAGAGATAGACGAGAATATACAGAATACCAGACACCCTAGAGGAAGAGGCACCAACTTTTCTTGTCAGTTGAGTCTGAGTTCATAtgccagctctgctacttacaTTCAGGATGCTAATTGCTCCATCTCTGAACCTCAGTGCCCTTTGTAAATAAGGGATGCTTTGCAATATAGATTAGAGTCCATATTAGTGAAGTATCTGGTGGATGTTAAGCACTTCATAATGACAACCCTACAAAGAAATAGTCCTAATACAAAGGGAAAaaggtgtatgtatgtatgtatgtatgtatacatagagacatttttattttgtgaactaTATGAAATAAATTCCTAAAGTGTCAAAGGAAAAAATGTGGCCATCACTTTTATCAAATAATCACCTCAATTTGgtatgtttctcttcttttttctagcttcatTTTAAGATCTTAGATTTTACACTCACTGGTTGTTAGGCCATCACTTTTATCAAATAATCACCTCAATTTGgtatgtttctcttcttttttctagcttcatTTTAAGATCTTAGATTATACACTCACTGGTTGTTATGCGGATCAGCATTCAGTTCAAGTTTTTGCATcaggaaaaccaaaaataagtaCATGTAAGTTGTATAGATTCAAACTAACTTGAGGTAGTTAAAATGGTGCTATGCAGTTATTAcctaagataaaattaaaatgtaacagaaagaaatcagagaataaTTCCAGTTTATAAAAATTCTGATCTGATCATaatatgattattatttaaaattttgaatatttttagcaAATGCTGCAGTAAATGAGCATTATTTAGCActctctcc of the Canis lupus baileyi chromosome 9, mCanLup2.hap1, whole genome shotgun sequence genome contains:
- the AP5M1 gene encoding AP-5 complex subunit mu-1 isoform X1 codes for the protein MAQRAVWLISHEPGAPLGGTVRFSRRYPTVEKRAKVFNGASYMPIPEDGPFMKALLFELRLLDDDKDFIESRDSCSHINKTSVYGLLIGGGELWPVVAFLKNNMIYACVPLVEQTLSPHPPLISISGISQGFELLFGIQDFLYLGQKHDTEINTKLNQLPDLLLQACPFGTLLDANLQNSLDSINFASVTHPQKQPAWKVGTYKGKPQVSISITEKVKSMQYDKQDIADTWQVVGAVTCKCDLEGIMPNVTISLSLPTNGSPLQDILVHPCVTSLDSAILTSSSIDAMDDSAFSGPYKFPFTPPLESFNLCYYTSQVPVPPILGFYQMKEEEIKVKITVNLKLHESVKNNFEFCEAHIPFYNRGPITHVESKVSFGQLEVFREKSLLIWIIGQKFPKSMEISLSGTVTFGAKSHEKQPFDEICIGGTAYLKDSTLCQFRSYWKYQERDFVQEQHQEICTFQSFMECNILERKNTSLTTSPFGFSPVLKVGQDC
- the AP5M1 gene encoding AP-5 complex subunit mu-1 isoform X3; translation: MAQRAVWLISHEPGAPLGGTVRFSRRYPTVEKRAKVFNGASYMPIPEDGPFMKALLFELRLLDDDKDFIESRDSCSHINKTSVYGLLIGGGELWPVVAFLKNNMIYACVPLVEQTLSPHPPLISISGISQGFELLFGIQDFLYLGQKHDTEINTKLNQLPDLLLQACPFGTLLDANLQNSLDSINFASVTHPQKQPAWKVGTYKGKPQVSISITEKVKSMQYDKQDIADTWQVVGAVTCKCDLEGIMPNVTISLSLPTNGSPLQDILVHPCVTSLDSAILTSSSIDAMDDSAFSGPYKFPFTPPLESFNLCYYTSQVPVPPILGFYQMKEEEIKVKITVNLKLHESVKNNFEFCEAHIPFYNRGPITHVESKVSFGQLEVFREKSLLIWIIGQKFPKSMEISLSGTVTFGAKSHEKQPFDEICIGGTAYLKLHFKILDYTLTGCYADQHSVQVFASGKPKISTYRKLISSDYYIWNSKAPAPVVTYGSLLL
- the AP5M1 gene encoding AP-5 complex subunit mu-1 isoform X6, encoding MAQRAVWLISHEPGAPLGGTVRFSRRYPTVEKRAKVFNGASYMPIPEDGPFMKALLFELRLLDDDKDFIESRDSCSHINKTSVYGLLIGGGELWPVVAFLKNNMIYACVPLVEQTLSPHPPLISISGISQGFELLFGIQDFLYLGQKHDTEINTKLNQLPDLLLQACPFGTLLDANLQNSLDSINFASVTHPQKQPAWKVGTYKGKPQVSISITEKVKSMQYDKQDIADTWQVVGAVTCKCDLEGIMPNVTISLSLPTNGSPLQDILVHPCVTSLDSAILTSSSIDAMDDSAFSGPYKFPFTPPLESFNLCYYTSQVPVPPILGFYQMKEEEIKVKITVNLKLHESVKNNFEFCEAHIPFYNRGPITHVESKVSFGQLEVFREKSLLIWIIGQKFPKSMEISLSGTVTFGAKSHEKQPFDEICIGGTAYLKLHFKILDYTLTGCYADQHSVQVFASGKPKIST
- the AP5M1 gene encoding AP-5 complex subunit mu-1 isoform X7 is translated as MAQRAVWLISHEPGAPLGGTVRFSRRYPTVEKRAKVFNGASYMPIPEDGPFMKALLFELRLLDDDKDFIESRDSCSHINKTSVYGLLIGGGELWPVVAFLKNNMIYACVPLVEQTLSPHPPLISISGISQGFELLFGIQDFLYLGQKHDTEINTKLNQLPDLLLQACPFGTLLDANLQNSLDSINFASVTHPQKQPAWKVGTYKGKPQVSISITEKVKSMQYDKQDIADTWQVVGAVTCKCDLEGIMPNVTISLSLPTNGSPLQDILVHPCVTSLDSAILTSSSIDAMDDSAFSGPYKFPFTPPLESFNLCYYTSQVPVPPILGFYQMKEEEIKVKITVNLKLHESVKNNFEFCEAHIPFYNRGPITHVESKVSFGQLEVFREKSLLIWIIGQKFPKSMEISLSGTVTFGAKSHEKQPFDEICIGGTAYLKTGN
- the AP5M1 gene encoding AP-5 complex subunit mu-1 isoform X5, coding for MAQRAVWLISHEPGAPLGGTVRFSRRYPTVEKRAKVFNGASYMPIPEDGPFMKALLFELRLLDDDKDFIESRDSCSHINKTSVYGLLIGGGELWPVVAFLKNNMIYACVPLVEQTLSPHPPLISISGISQGFELLFGIQDFLYLGQKHDTEINTKLNQLPDLLLQACPFGTLLDANLQNSLDSINFASVTHPQKQPAWKVGTYKGKPQVSISITEKVKSMQYDKQDIADTWQVVGAVTCKCDLEGIMPNVTISLSLPTNGSPLQDILVHPCVTSLDSAILTSSSIDAMDDSAFSGPYKFPFTPPLESFNLCYYTSQVPVPPILGFYQMKEEEIKVKITVNLKLHESVKNNFEFCEAHIPFYNRGPITHVESKVSFGQLEVFREKSLLIWIIGQKFPKSMEISLSGTVTFGAKSHEKQPFDEICIGGTAYLKDSTLCQFRSYWKYQERDFEGNCTCVQLKCGHISSSGPPENSSQ
- the AP5M1 gene encoding AP-5 complex subunit mu-1 isoform X4; the encoded protein is MAQRAVWLISHEPGAPLGGTVRFSRRYPTVEKRAKVFNGASYMPIPEDGPFMKALLFELRLLDDDKDFIESRDSCSHINKTSVYGLLIGGGELWPVVAFLKNNMIYACVPLVEQTLSPHPPLISISGISQGFELLFGIQDFLYLGQKHDTEINTKLNQLPDLLLQACPFGTLLDANLQNSLDSINFASVTHPQKQPAWKVGTYKGKPQVSISITEKVKSMQYDKQDIADTWQVVGAVTCKCDLEGIMPNVTISLSLPTNGSPLQDILVHPCVTSLDSAILTSSSIDAMDDSAFSGPYKFPFTPPLESFNLCYYTSQVPVPPILGFYQMKEEEIKVKITVNLKLHESVKNNFEFCEAHIPFYNRGPITHVESKVSFGQLEVFREKSLLIWIIGQKFPKSMEISLSGTVTFGAKSHEKQPFDEICIGGTAYLKLHFKILDYTLTGCYADQHSVQVFASGKPKISTYEDADGIEGLGSHS
- the AP5M1 gene encoding AP-5 complex subunit mu-1 isoform X2, coding for MAQRAVWLISHEPGAPLGGTVRFSRRYPTVEKRAKVFNGASYMPIPEDGPFMKALLFELRLLDDDKDFIESRDSCSHINKTSVYGLLIGGGELWPVVAFLKNNMIYACVPLVEQTLSPHPPLISISGISQGFELLFGIQDFLYLGQKHDTEINTKLNQLPDLLLQACPFGTLLDANLQNSLDSINFASVTHPQKQPAWKVGTYKGKPQVSISITEKVKSMQYDKQDIADTWQVVGAVTCKCDLEGIMPNVTISLSLPTNGSPLQDILVHPCVTSLDSAILTSSSIDAMDDSAFSGPYKFPFTPPLESFNLCYYTSQVPVPPILGFYQMKEEEIKVKITVNLKLHESVKNNFEFCEAHIPFYNRGPITHVESKVSFGQLEVFREKSLLIWIIGQKFPKSMEISLSGTVTFGAKSHEKQPFDEICIGGTAYLKDSTLCQFRSYWKYQERDFGRCCIPYRRCAGDLAYHIHSRPLKSSDFLQMSSLFLEAMSVGRG